Proteins encoded within one genomic window of Macaca fascicularis isolate 582-1 chromosome 16, T2T-MFA8v1.1:
- the LOC135967628 gene encoding C-C motif chemokine 4: protein MKLCVTVLSLLVLAAAFCSPALSAPMGSDPPTSCCFSYTVRKLPRNFVVDYYETSSLCSQPAVVFQTKRGKQVCADPSETWVQEYVYDLELN from the exons ATGAAGCTGTGCGTGACGGTCCTGTCTCTCCTCGTGCTAGCAGCTGCCTTCTGCTCTCCAGCACTCTCAGCACCGA TGGGCTCAGACCCTCCCACCTCCTGCTGCTTTTCTTACACCGTGAGGAAGCTTCCTCGCAACTTTGTGGTAGATTACTACGAGACCAGCAGCCTCTGCTCCCAGCCAGCTGTGGT ATTCCAAACCAAAAGAGGGAAGCAAGTCTGCGCTGACCCCAGTGAGACCTGGGTCCAGGAGTACGTGTATGACCTGGAACTGAACTGA